Proteins from a single region of Theobroma cacao cultivar B97-61/B2 chromosome 10, Criollo_cocoa_genome_V2, whole genome shotgun sequence:
- the LOC18585943 gene encoding uncharacterized protein LOC18585943, translating to MSNSRNREFVDDHVDQNGDESYDSSDASSSMNGVVETSSVGSGTTSRQIGEIRNEIGLTERLTNIFVEENDGDLLLQQSDREDRVLQWLQALDMQVIGACRTDERLKPLLKVNVSNGLAEDRLLAHLSQHFEPSEVGMLARCFCIPLVSIRVGKINKQGTHFCPTAIRGNLSLTLLPTSDLRLLFVGDNGQTEQLFTLSCKLQCPGVSINEIPADNSGRSFLVKIPDGKVFYYWCSEKSKLLGVELLSKMKDLIKRKPSIAELTGISESRLGCFAVQLRAYLLGSAVSNTQASCSGSRSPNTLLDTIDVHNGQSSLTTSKSLRSRHSSSQVLKVNSLHQGSLSPRSSSFKEGLARNLSSLRSTARDKIRRRGDNHLSVSESLTTASPITHDSLSCNQAENDKLPDVKSCPFTPNLLESLGKLAVPPPLSSVSQVSSLGPPLFSPHYCWCPPGSSTLQHSAAAEFPTSSIESLKLPPLSSILPANGASSLLKPTPPLDLADVPSLDFPAFLPEPLVRLPMASSQQIPTFTPLICDPIVHIPVIDVCSSGQGYLVSAGPTISTTISPLHPKLVNPLLPDTDSMVEKGARETLRLLISGSTQNNPPLIDVFPAVLTNADENKGILVAGSRGLYSGTRDISAITDGIAAMTFVTLSASSMGDCFVKHCSSGCDNPDSKQVGSSGSDESCSDRDGAKLTDTREEGTSD from the exons ATGTCTAATTCAAGAAACCGAGAATTTGTTGACGATCACGTGGATCAAAACGGTGACGAATCGTACGATTCATCGGACGCGTCGTCGTCAATGAACGGCGTTGTTGAGACCTCTAGCGTTGGATCTGGAACAACCTCGAGACAAATTGGTGAGATAAGGAATGAAATCGGACTCACGGAACGATTAACCAACATATTCGTTGAGGAAAACGACGGAGATTTGTTGCTTCAACAGAGCGATCGAGAAGATAGGGTTCTGCAATGGTTGCAAGCTTTAGATATGCAAGTAATCGGCGCCTGTCGAACCGACGAAAGGTTAAAGCCTTTGTTGAAAGTCAACGTTTCAAACGGCCTTGCCGAGGATCGATTGTTAGCTCATTTGAGTCAG caCTTTGAGCCATCGGAAGTTGGTATGCTGGCGAGGTGTTTTTGCATACCTTTGGTTTCAATTCGAGTTGGGAAGATTAACAAACAAGGGACTCATTTTTGCCCTACTGCTATAAG GGGAAATTTAAGTCTTACACTCTTGCCAACATCTGACTTGCGCCTTTTGTTTGTCGGGGATAATGGTCAAACAGAACAACTGTTTACCTTAAGTTGCAAACTTCAGTGTCCTGGTGTTTCCATCAATGAGATCCCAGCAGACAATTCTGGACGATCTTTCCTTGTGAAGATACCAGATGGCAAAGTTTTTTACTATTGGTGCTCAGAGAAGTCAAAGCTCTTGGGTGTTGAATTGCTTTCAAAG ATGAAGGATTTAATCAAAAGAAAACCATCTATTGCTGAATTAACTGGAATCAGCGAGTCACGACTAGGCTGCTTTGCAGTTCAGCTTCGTGCCTATCTTCTTGGATCAGCAGTGAGTAACACACAAGCAAGTTGTTCGGGTTCGCGTTCACCTAATACTCTACTTGACACCATTGATGTGCACAATGGACAATCTTCATTGACAACATCAAAATCTTTGCGATCCCGCCACTCTAGCAGCCAAGTACTCAAGGTGAATTCACTTCATCAAGGTAGCTTAAGTCCAAGATCAAGTTCTTTCAAAGAGGGTTTGGCCCGAAATTTGTCTTCACTGAGGAGCACTGCCAGGGATAAGATACGAAGGCGTGGGGATAACCATCTTTCAGTAAGTGAGAGCCTTACAACTGCTTCACCTATTACACATGATTCTTTAAGTTGCAATCAAGCTGAAAATGACAAGCTTCCTGATGTCAAGAGTTGTCCATTCACTCCAAACTTGTTGGAATCACTTGGAAAACTTGCTGTTCCACCACCCTTAAGTTCTGTATCTCAAGTTTCCTCCTTAGGACCACCTCTTTTTTCTCCCCATTATTGTTGGTGCCCCCCAGGATCATCAACTCTGCAACACTCAGCTGCTGCGGAGTTCCCAACCTCATCAATTGAATCTCTTAAGCTTCCACCACTTTCTTCAATATTGCCAGCAAATGGTGCTTCCAGCTTGTTGAAACCAACACCACCTCTTGATCTGGCTGATGTTCCGTCATTGGACTTTCCAGCTTTCCTCCCAGAACCATTGGTCCGATTGCCAATGGCAAGTTCACAGCAAATTCCCACCTTCACACCTTTGATTTGTGATCCCATTGTTCATATTCCAGTCATTGATGTTTGCTCTTCAGGACAAGGTTACTTGGTTAGTGCTGGTCCCACGATTTCAACCACAATTTCTCCACTGCATCCTAAACTCGTGAACCCATTGTTACCCGATACCGATTCCATGGTGGAAAAGGGTGCCAGAGAAACTCTCCGGCTGCTCATTAGTGGTTCAACTCAGAACAACCCTCCGTTGATCGATGTATTTCCAGCAGTTCTGACCAATGCTGATGAGAACAAAGGTATCCTTGTCGCTGGAAGCAGGGGCCTGTACAGTGGAACTAGAGACATCAGCGCTATAACAGATGGCATTGCTGCCATGACTTTCGTTACACTCTCTGCAAGCTCCATGGGAGATTGTTTTGTAAAGCATTGTAGCAGCGGCTGCGACAATCCTGACTCGAAGCAGGTGGGATCTAGCGGTTCGGATGAATCTTGTTCAGACAGAGATGGGGCCAAACTTACCGACACGAGAGAGGAAGGAACTAGCGATTAA
- the LOC18585944 gene encoding coronatine-insensitive protein 1 → MEENDNKMNKTMTSPVGMSDVVLGCVMPYIHDPKDRDAVSLVCRRWYELDALTRKHITIALCYTTSPDRLRRRFQHLESLKLKGKPRAAMFNLIPEDWGGYVTPWVNEIAENFNCLKSLHFRRMIVKDSDLEVLARSRGKVLQVLKLDKCSGFSTDGLLHVGRSCRQLKTLFLEESLIVEKDGQWLHELAVNNSVMETLNFYMTDLVKVSFEDLELIARNCRNLASVKISDCEILDLVGFFPAAAVLEEFCGGSFNEQPDRYHAVSFPPKLCRLGLTYMGKNEMPIVFPFASLLKKLDLLYALLDTEDHCLLIQRCPNLEVLETRNVIGDRGLEVLARSCKRLKRLRIERGADEQGMEDEEGVVSQRGLMALAQGCLELEYLAVYVSDITNASLEYIGTYSKNLSDFRLVLLDREERITDLPLDNGVRALLRGCEKLRRFALYLRPGGLTDVGLSYIGQYSPNVRWMLLGYVGESDAGLLEFSKGCPSLQKLEMRGCCFSEHALAVTVMQLTSLRYLWVQGYRASQSGRDLLAMARPFWNIELIPARRVVMNDQVGEAVVVEHPAHILAYYSLAGPRTDFPETVIPLDPLVAA, encoded by the exons ATGGAGGAAAATGATAACAAGATGAACAAAACGATGACGTCACCAGTCGGTATGTCGGACGTCGTTTTAGGCTGCGTGATGCCGTACATCCACGACCCGAAAGACCGGGACGCAGTTTCGCTCGTGTGCCGACGTTGGTACGAGCTCGACGCGTTGACGAGGAAGCACATAACGATCGCGCTTTGCTACACGACGAGTCCCGATCGGTTGCGACGTCGTTTCCAGCACTTGGAATCTTTGAAGTTGAAAGGCAAGCCTCGGGCGGCGATGTTCAATTTGATACCTGAGGATTGGGGAGGGTACGTGACGCCGTGGGTGAATGAGATAGCTGAGAATTTTAATTGCTTGAAATCTTTGCATTTTAGAAGGATGATTGTTAAAGATTCGGATCTGGAAGTTTTGGCTCGGTCTAGAGGGAAGGTTTTGCAGGTTTTGAAGCTTGATAAATGCTCTGGTTTCTCTACTGATGGTCTCTTGCACGTTGGACGCTCCTGCCg GCAATTAAAAACCTTGTTCCTGGAAGAGAGCTTAATTGTTGAGAAAGATGGTCAATGGCTTCATGAGCTTGCAGTAAATAACTCAGTTATGGAGACTTTGAACTTTTATATGACAGATCTTGTCAAAGTGAGTTTTGAAGACCTTGAACTTATTGCTAGAAATTGTCGCAACTTGGCCTCTGTGAAAATTAGCGATTGTGAAATTTTGGATCTTGTTGGTTTCTTTCCTGCTGCTGCTGTTTTAGAAGAATTTTGTGGTGGTTCTTTCAATGAGCAACCGGATAGGTACCATGCTGTATCATTCCCCCCAAAGTTATGCCGTTTGGGTTTAACATACATGGGGAAGAATGAAATGCCAATTGTGTTCCCTTTTGCATCCTTGCTTAAAAAGTTGGATCTCCTCTATGCATTACTTGACACAGAAGACCACTGCTTGTTAATTCAGAGATGCCCCAACTTAGAAGTTCTTGAG ACAAGGAATGTTATTGGAGATAGAGGATTAGAAGTTCTTGCTCGAAGTTGTAAGAGACTAAAGAGGCTTAGAATTGAAAGGGGTGCTGATGAGCAGGgaatggaggatgaagaaggTGTGGTTTCACAAAGAGGATTAATGGCTTTAGCTCAGGGATGCCTTGAATTGGAATACTTGGCTGTTTATGTATCTGACATCACCAATGCATCATTGGAATACATTGGGACTTACTCAAAAAATCTCTCTGATTTTCGCCTAGTCTTGCTTGACCGAGAAGAAAGGATAACAGATTTGCCTCTTGATAATGGAGTCCGGGCTCTATTGAGGGGCTGTGAAAAGCTTAGAAGATTTGCTCTGTACCTCCGACCTGGTGGTTTGACTGATGTAGGCCTCAGTTATATTGGGCAATACAGTCCGAATGTAAGATGGATGCTTCTAGGTTATGTTGGGGAGTCGGATGCCGGGCTTTTGGAGTTCTCTAAGGGATGCCCAAGCCTGCAGAAACTAGAAATGAGGGGTTGTTGCTTCAGTGAGCATGCACTTGCAGTTACTGTGATGCAATTAACTTCCTTGAGGTATTTGTGGGTGCAAGGATATAGAGCGTCACAATCAGGTCGTGATCTTTTAGCAATGGCTCGTCCATTTTGGAATATCGAGCTAATTC
- the LOC18585942 gene encoding probable signal peptidase complex subunit 2 has translation MQEKKAETGTKNAKKANLLDHHSIKHILDESVSEIVTSRGYVEDVRMSNVRLLLGTIIIVIALFAQFYKKKFPENRDFLIGCIVLYIVFNGLLQLIIYTKEKNAILFTYPPAGSVTSTGLVVSSKLPRFSDLYTLSIASADPKSISAGRPVEFTKSVTQWFTKDGVLVEGLFWKDVEALINDYAAEPKKKK, from the exons atgcAAGAAAAGAAGGCAGAGACGGGAACCAAAAACGCGAAGAAGGCGAATCTCTTAGATCACCACTCCATCAAACACATCCTCGACGAATCCGTCTCTGag ATTGTTACGAGTCGTGGATATGTTGAAGATGTGAGGATGAGCAATGTCAGATTACTGCTTGGAACGATTATAATTGTAATCGCTCTCTTCGCTCAATTTTACAAGAAGAAGTTCCCTGAGAACCGTGATTTCCTCATCGGCTGCATCGTATT GTATATAGTTTTCAATGGATTACTCCAATTGATCATCTacacaaaggaaaagaatgcAATTCTATTCACTTATCCTCCTGCT GGATCTGTCACCAGCACCGGTTTGGTGGTCTCCTCAAAGTTGCCTAGATTCTCTGATCTCTATACACTTAGTATAGCAAGTGCAGATCCCAAGTCAATATCTGCAGGGAGACCAGTAGAGTTTACCAAAAGTGTTACCCAGTG GTTTACCAAGGATGGAGTATTGGTGGAGGGCCTATTCTGGAAAGATGTTGAAGCACTTATAAATGATTATGCAGCCgaaccaaagaaaaagaagtga